One part of the Solea solea chromosome 1, fSolSol10.1, whole genome shotgun sequence genome encodes these proteins:
- the hhatlb gene encoding hedgehog acyltransferase like, b, producing MGVKAALPKYEIYFYNTVLCLAMFWATSWIFEVSSSNASRKSFKTSMKPGWYYFGRKMDTADFEWMMWFSTFREHILFALSGHVLFAKICSMLAPQYRSLVHMVYGLLAVWTSMGWTYVSLMLSHCILLYSVSLVKIRWLCFVTGFCTLATFKCEPFVSWQAGFVEGDFELRHVLFYGGCGFTIMRCMSFALENCERKDGNYNILELLKYNFYLPFFYFGPIMTFDKFYVQANKSDLTRKEREMWNISLQGLIHLGVIIVVDVLFHFMYIRTIPTDMKLLRHLSDWALVGLAYFNLVYDWVKAAIMFGVINTVARLDHLDPPKPPKCITMLYVFAETHFDRGINDWLCKYVYDYLGGKHDNVVEELVATLCTYGVAVLWLGPCEVVLLWAFFNWFGLNFELWTAKFFSMEPFASMEMEMSEAMSRRIRATVNTLNFWCIVFFNIVALNSLDFAKLVAKRLLLKGFPITTIIVMFMTYCLIQAIKEQERKQALINDPDPLPPVQPQNITTSVTGAAAAASADTQPVADPSKEKAE from the exons ATGGGGGTCAAAGCTGCACTTCCCAAATATGAAATCTACTTCTACAACACAGTGCTGTGTCTGGCAATGTTCTGGGCCACTAGTTGGATCTTTGAGGTGTCCAGct CAAATGCAAGCAGAAAGTCGTTCAAAACCAGCATGAAACCAGGATGGTACTACTTTGGGAGGAAAATG GACACGGCCGACTTTGAGTGGATGATGTGGTTTTCCACTTTCAGGGAGCACATTTTGTTTGCTCTCTCTGGTCACGTGCTGTTCGCCAAGATCTGCTCAATGCTGGCTCCACAG TACAGGTCCCTGGTGCACATGGTGTATGGACTGCTGGCTGTGTGGACCAGCATGGGTTGGACGTACGTCTCCCTCATGTTGTCTCACTGCATCCTCCTCTACAGCGTCTCCCTGGTGAAAATTCGCTGGCTTTGCTTCGTCACTGGCTTTTGTACTCTCGCCACGTTCAAGTGTGAACCTTTTGTGTCCTGGCAG GCTGGATTTGTCGAGGGAGACTTTGAGCTACGCCACGTTCTCTTCTACGGAGGATGTGGGTTTACTATCATGCGCTGCATGAGCTTCGCTCTTGAGAATTGTGAAAGGAAAGACGGAAACTACAACATCCTGGAGCTGCTTAAATACAACTTCTACCTCCCCTTCTTCTATTTTGGGCCCATCATGACCTTTGACAAATTTTATGTTCAA GCCAACAAGTCAGACCTGACTAGAAAAGAGCGGGAAATGTGGAACATCAGTCTGCAGGGCCTGATCCACTTGGGGGTCATCATTGTAGTGGACGTGCTCTTTCACTTCATGTACATCCGGACTATCCCCACCGACATGAAGCTGCTCAGACACCTCTCAGACTGGGCTCTAG TGGGTCTGGCTTACTTTAACTTGGTGTACGACTGGGTCAAAGCAGCCATCATGTTTGGAGTCATCAACACAGTGGCCAGACTGGATCATCTGGACCCACCAAAGCCGCCAAAATGCATCACGATGCTCTACGTGTTCGCTGAAAC CCACTTCGACAGAGGAATCAATGACTGGCTGTGCAA GTACGTGTACGATTACCTGGGTGGAAAGCATGACAATGTGGTGGAGGAGCTGGTGGCGACGCTGTGCACCTACGGCGTCGCCGTTCTCTGGCTGGGACCCTGCGAGGTGGTGCTGCTCTGGGCTTTCTTTAACTGGTTCGGCCTCAACTTTGAGCTGTGGACTGCCAAATTCTTCTCCATGGAGCCGTTTGCCTCCATGGAG atggAAATGTCAGAAGCCATGTCCCGCAGGATCAGAGCCACCGTCAATACTTTGAACTTCTGGTGCATCGTGTTTTTCAACATCGTGGCACTGAACAGTTTGGACTTTGCCAAGTTGGTCGCTAAACGACTCCTCCTCAAAG GTTTTCCTATAACCACCATCATCGTCATGTTCATGACCTACTGCCTCATTCAAGCAATTAaggagcaagagagaaaacaggccCTGATCAATGACCCTGATCCCCTTCCTCCCGTCCAGCCTCAAAACATCACCACCAGTGTGACcggtgctgctgcagcagcgtcGGCTGATACTCAGCCGGTCGCAGATCCCAGTAAGGAAAAGGCAGAGTAG